A window of Streptomyces gilvosporeus contains these coding sequences:
- a CDS encoding AQJ64_40280 family protein, protein MAAAITGRYPADSSTEANTAWGEEFWLVRPMVFTTLHFSEDGAEHRDCFVDSDGVVRLPYGLTRAETVTHWAELPTLPGGMTHLVLGDDVPSALDHAWDARPLT, encoded by the coding sequence GTGGCAGCAGCGATCACGGGCCGGTATCCGGCTGACAGCTCCACTGAGGCCAACACGGCATGGGGTGAGGAATTTTGGCTGGTGAGGCCGATGGTCTTCACGACTCTGCACTTCAGTGAGGACGGGGCGGAGCACCGGGACTGCTTCGTCGACTCCGACGGCGTTGTCCGCTTGCCCTACGGACTCACCCGCGCCGAAACCGTGACGCACTGGGCCGAGCTGCCCACCCTGCCGGGCGGGATGACGCACCTCGTCCTAGGGGACGACGTGCCGTCAGCTCTCGACCACGCGTGGGACGCTCGCCCCCTCACCTGA
- a CDS encoding luciferase family protein: MKGKRQAVHSFARRDRRCPARSRDPFTAALLPWARSGQSDDMNLAEHANARLADWPALSRGRACCGARHCLCAGAQEIVHFHGGNEVDVHLTHGMIERLRPALRKSSAIKLPTASGWITVRLEAGSDIDLLATLVSAALLATGSRSDLAEAAPTDPCTLGSLQSPHRRPGRRARPMRWGRTGKAPDGITE; the protein is encoded by the coding sequence ATGAAGGGCAAGCGACAAGCTGTGCACAGCTTTGCCCGCCGTGACCGTCGCTGCCCCGCCCGGTCCCGAGATCCCTTCACCGCAGCCCTATTGCCTTGGGCCAGGAGTGGGCAGTCTGACGATATGAATTTGGCCGAACACGCGAACGCACGTCTCGCCGATTGGCCGGCGCTCTCGCGGGGTCGTGCGTGTTGCGGGGCCCGACATTGCCTATGCGCCGGCGCCCAGGAGATCGTCCACTTCCATGGCGGCAACGAGGTCGACGTACACCTGACCCACGGCATGATCGAACGGCTGCGCCCGGCACTGCGGAAGTCGAGCGCCATCAAGCTGCCCACAGCATCCGGCTGGATCACGGTCCGGCTCGAAGCGGGCTCCGACATCGACCTGCTCGCCACGCTCGTCAGCGCCGCGCTACTCGCGACCGGAAGCCGATCGGACCTGGCCGAAGCAGCCCCAACGGACCCCTGCACCCTGGGATCCCTGCAATCGCCCCACCGCCGTCCAGGCCGGAGGGCACGACCCATGAGGTGGGGCCGAACGGGCAAAGCTCCGGACGGCATTACGGAGTAG
- a CDS encoding PP2C family protein-serine/threonine phosphatase — protein sequence MQQLWHSSHALVAIPLGLIVVITVVDIQSPQNIHLGPLLVIAPALAASFSGPWTTALIGALAVAAQVVIAVLHGGLTTSNHVAQIIALSVLSVFVVLVCMVRERRKRELAQVRSVSEAAQRALLRPLPHRLGPLRFGSSYLAAEEEACIGGDLYAVTRTDSGTRVIIGDVRGKGLASVGEAATLLGAFQEAAHQHTTLPALASALDRSVCRYLTHFPEGDEEAPEHFITALLLEIPDHEPVARMTHCGHPPPLLVSQGGVTTAASSQPAPPLGMCGLGPDTHALDEFAFQTGDTLLLYTDGVIEARDRNNAFYPLAQRVAQWTRSSPDALVQNIQRDLLAHAEGSLGDDAALLAIQRMHSSS from the coding sequence ATGCAGCAGCTATGGCACTCCAGCCATGCGCTGGTGGCTATTCCCCTGGGCCTGATCGTTGTGATCACCGTGGTGGACATCCAATCTCCGCAGAACATCCACCTCGGCCCATTGCTGGTCATCGCGCCCGCCCTCGCCGCTTCCTTCAGCGGTCCGTGGACCACCGCGTTGATCGGCGCCCTGGCGGTGGCGGCCCAAGTCGTGATCGCCGTGCTCCATGGCGGTCTGACGACCAGCAATCACGTGGCGCAGATCATCGCGCTCAGCGTGCTCTCAGTCTTCGTCGTCCTCGTCTGCATGGTCCGGGAGCGTCGTAAGCGGGAGCTGGCTCAGGTGCGGTCGGTCTCCGAGGCCGCACAGCGGGCCCTGCTGCGTCCGCTGCCGCACCGGCTCGGCCCGCTGCGGTTCGGCTCTTCGTACCTGGCCGCCGAGGAGGAAGCGTGTATCGGTGGTGATCTGTATGCGGTGACCCGCACCGATTCCGGCACCCGCGTGATCATCGGGGACGTACGGGGCAAGGGCCTGGCCTCGGTCGGTGAAGCGGCCACCCTGCTCGGCGCCTTCCAGGAGGCCGCCCACCAGCACACCACCCTGCCGGCGCTCGCTTCTGCCCTGGACCGCAGCGTCTGCCGTTACCTGACCCACTTCCCCGAGGGGGACGAGGAAGCGCCCGAACACTTCATCACCGCGCTGCTGCTGGAGATCCCCGATCACGAACCCGTGGCCCGCATGACGCACTGCGGTCACCCGCCGCCCTTGCTCGTCAGCCAGGGCGGCGTCACCACGGCCGCGAGCTCCCAGCCCGCACCCCCGCTCGGCATGTGCGGCCTCGGCCCGGACACCCACGCCCTCGACGAATTCGCCTTCCAGACCGGTGACACGCTCCTGCTCTACACCGACGGCGTCATCGAGGCCCGTGACCGCAATAACGCCTTCTACCCGTTGGCCCAGCGAGTCGCTCAATGGACCAGGAGCAGTCCGGACGCCCTCGTCCAGAACATCCAGCGGGACCTCCTCGCCCATGCGGAAGGTTCCCTCGGCGACGACGCCGCCCTCCTCGCCATCCAGCGCATGCACTCATCGTCGTGA
- a CDS encoding phosphate/phosphite/phosphonate ABC transporter substrate-binding protein yields MSTKLSIGVYAYEHTEALFDGRVTVDGVDATFETAPLVSDIFRRTVEGHYDLAEFGLTYFLRTFDLDDAPFLALPILPNRNFRHSAIFVNTAAGIVKPQDLAGRTVGEFALYGHDAGIWPKGILADEYGVTPDQCRWVIGGTNHPLPAFDWVPQPVPDGVDVRHAEDGQTLGAMLEYGEIDALISVDVPQAVLDGSPKVARLFPDYEAVERDYYRRTGIFPPYAHHRDPQRTGISAGPRTGRVRRLRASQDTRRAQVPRRRHQAAHERHHAVVQHAVRAEPSAARRRLVALRRRREPQGHRHLLALPPRAGPVEATADVRGHLRAGTPRHLSRAATAFRACPSEKAGLVVVTAACRLAMTSTFATGPSRLVKRKGATGVVRGPPERPFPDASCTLETCRQVAWGSASHGCSSYGTPAMRWWLFPWA; encoded by the coding sequence ATGAGCACCAAGCTGAGCATCGGCGTCTACGCCTACGAGCACACCGAGGCACTGTTCGACGGTCGGGTCACGGTCGACGGGGTGGACGCGACGTTCGAGACGGCGCCGCTCGTGTCGGACATCTTCCGCCGCACCGTCGAGGGACACTACGACCTCGCCGAGTTCGGCCTCACCTACTTCCTACGCACCTTCGACCTCGACGACGCGCCGTTTCTGGCGCTGCCGATCCTGCCGAACCGCAACTTCCGCCACTCGGCGATCTTCGTGAACACCGCCGCCGGGATCGTGAAGCCGCAGGACCTGGCCGGCAGGACCGTCGGCGAGTTCGCTCTCTACGGCCACGACGCCGGGATCTGGCCGAAGGGCATCCTGGCCGACGAGTACGGCGTGACCCCCGACCAGTGCCGCTGGGTCATCGGCGGCACCAACCACCCCCTCCCCGCCTTCGACTGGGTCCCGCAGCCCGTCCCGGACGGCGTCGACGTGCGCCACGCGGAGGACGGCCAGACCCTGGGCGCCATGCTCGAATACGGCGAGATCGACGCACTGATCTCCGTCGACGTACCGCAGGCGGTGCTGGACGGCTCCCCGAAGGTCGCCCGCCTGTTCCCCGACTACGAGGCCGTGGAGCGCGACTACTACCGCCGCACCGGGATCTTCCCCCCCTATGCACATCATCGCGATCCGCAGAGAACTGGCATATCGGCCGGGCCTCGCACGGGCCGTGTACGACGCCTTCGCGCAAGCCAAGACACTCGCCGAGCGCAAGTACCTCGACGACGCCACCAAGCAGCACATGAGCGTCATCACGCCGTGGTTCAGCACGCTGTTCGAGCAGAACCGTCGGCTGCTCGGCGACGACTGGTGGCCCTACGGCGTCGCCGCGAACCGCAAGGCCATCGACACCTTCTTGCGCTACCACCACGAGCAGGGCCTGTCGAAGCGACAGCTGACGTGCGAGGACATCTTCGTGCCGGAACTCCTCGACACCTGAGTCGGGCAGCAACGGCGTTTCGGGCTTGTCCATCCGAGAAGGCGGGACTGGTCGTCGTCACGGCCGCGTGCCGATTGGCTATGACCAGCACTTTCGCAACAGGCCCCAGTCGACTCGTGAAACGCAAGGGCGCCACCGGGGTGGTCCGCGGCCCGCCGGAACGCCCGTTCCCGGACGCATCATGCACATTGGAGACATGCAGACAGGTCGCCTGGGGCAGCGCCTCGCACGGATGCAGCAGCTATGGCACTCCAGCCATGCGCTGGTGGCTATTCCCCTGGGCCTGA
- a CDS encoding TetR/AcrR family transcriptional regulator produces the protein MPRITAERREAKRAEIVAAARRCFARDGFHQTSMPDIAAEAGVSAGAPYRYFISKEEIILAIAGDAFRLIFEPVERLAESADAPSVAELVAAALGTISGETVQDAAGHEVAVEELLRCVVQTWAEVLRNDEVRGPAAEGFEKVRATIADALRRGRAAGTVPAAMDPDRAARVVMGLLHGLLLQRVAFGLTDTAGFADDLHGGLIL, from the coding sequence ATGCCACGCATCACAGCCGAGCGCCGCGAGGCGAAGCGTGCGGAGATCGTCGCTGCGGCCCGTCGTTGCTTCGCCCGCGACGGGTTCCACCAGACCTCCATGCCGGACATCGCCGCGGAGGCGGGCGTCTCGGCCGGCGCGCCATACCGCTACTTCATCAGCAAGGAGGAGATCATCCTCGCTATCGCGGGCGACGCGTTCCGGCTGATCTTCGAACCGGTTGAGCGGCTGGCCGAGAGCGCGGACGCTCCGTCCGTCGCGGAACTGGTGGCCGCCGCGCTCGGCACGATCAGCGGCGAGACGGTGCAGGACGCGGCGGGGCACGAGGTCGCAGTGGAGGAACTGCTGCGCTGCGTCGTGCAGACGTGGGCGGAGGTGCTGCGCAACGACGAGGTACGCGGCCCGGCCGCGGAGGGCTTCGAAAAGGTCCGCGCCACTATCGCCGACGCTCTGCGCCGCGGCCGGGCCGCGGGCACGGTGCCCGCCGCCATGGACCCGGACCGCGCAGCCCGCGTGGTGATGGGGCTGCTGCACGGACTCCTGCTCCAGCGCGTGGCCTTCGGTCTCACGGACACGGCCGGCTTCGCAGACGACCTGCACGGCGGGCTGATCTTGTGA
- a CDS encoding YibE/F family protein has product MPHPGYGPDAGAGHVPSQAIGHDHGHAPVTGAGHGSGHGPGASADGDGHAHTHGHSHSHGPAAPVSRHLRKVIAAILIPFTAAVVVGLVVLWPGSAPPHKRTGVGFDQQTQQATVTKAVEVSCKSANASGETPTGDTSTAGGNPAQQGANGTCHKATIRVDTGKDKGRTFTEIVRPDQARQLHQGEKVVAAYAPSAPKGLQYSVTDVNRRFPMGLLAGIFALAVVVVGRLRGVMALVALAISFMVLNFFILPAVLQGSNPLLVAVVGSSAIMLIALYMCHGLSARTSVAVLGTLLSLALIGILGSTFIDWAALTGNTDDSTGLIHSLYPKLDMSGLLLAGVIIGSLGVLDDVTVTQTSAVWELHDANPSMGRRGLYRAGIRIGRDHIASVVNTLVLAYAGAALPLLLLFSIAQSGVGTVANSELVAEEIVRTLVGSIGLVASVPVTTALAALVVAADRPGPQEETAPAGTVATGRGNAGRGRRRRKR; this is encoded by the coding sequence ATGCCTCACCCCGGCTACGGACCCGATGCCGGCGCGGGCCACGTCCCCTCTCAGGCGATAGGCCACGACCACGGGCACGCACCGGTGACCGGCGCCGGACATGGCTCCGGCCACGGCCCGGGAGCGAGCGCCGACGGTGACGGACATGCGCACACCCATGGACACAGCCACAGCCACGGGCCCGCCGCGCCAGTCTCCCGGCACCTGCGCAAGGTGATCGCGGCGATCCTGATCCCCTTCACGGCCGCGGTCGTGGTGGGGCTCGTGGTGCTGTGGCCGGGCAGTGCACCGCCCCACAAGCGCACCGGCGTCGGTTTCGACCAGCAGACCCAGCAGGCGACGGTCACCAAAGCCGTCGAGGTGAGCTGCAAGTCGGCGAACGCCTCCGGCGAGACCCCCACCGGAGACACCTCCACCGCCGGGGGCAATCCGGCGCAGCAAGGGGCGAACGGCACCTGCCACAAGGCCACGATCCGCGTCGACACCGGCAAGGACAAAGGCCGCACCTTCACCGAGATCGTGCGGCCCGATCAGGCGCGACAGCTACACCAGGGCGAGAAGGTCGTCGCCGCATACGCACCCTCGGCTCCCAAGGGCCTGCAGTACTCGGTCACCGACGTCAACCGCCGCTTCCCGATGGGCCTGCTGGCCGGAATCTTCGCACTCGCCGTCGTGGTGGTGGGTCGGCTGCGCGGCGTGATGGCGCTGGTCGCGCTGGCCATCAGCTTCATGGTGCTGAACTTCTTCATCCTGCCCGCGGTCCTCCAGGGCTCGAATCCACTGCTCGTAGCGGTGGTCGGCTCAAGTGCGATCATGCTGATCGCGCTGTACATGTGCCACGGCCTGTCGGCCCGCACATCGGTGGCGGTGCTCGGCACCCTGCTCTCGCTGGCGCTGATCGGCATCCTGGGCTCGACATTCATCGACTGGGCCGCCCTCACCGGCAACACGGACGACAGCACCGGCCTGATCCACAGTCTCTATCCGAAGCTCGACATGAGCGGTCTGCTGCTCGCCGGCGTCATCATCGGCTCCCTCGGCGTGCTCGACGACGTCACGGTGACGCAGACATCCGCCGTCTGGGAGCTGCACGACGCCAACCCCTCGATGGGCCGGCGCGGACTGTACCGGGCAGGCATTCGCATCGGCCGCGACCACATCGCCTCCGTGGTCAACACCCTCGTCCTCGCCTACGCCGGTGCCGCGCTGCCGCTGCTGCTGCTCTTCTCCATCGCGCAGAGCGGCGTGGGCACGGTCGCCAACAGCGAGTTGGTGGCCGAGGAGATCGTGCGCACGCTGGTGGGCTCGATCGGTCTGGTCGCCTCGGTGCCGGTCACCACCGCGCTCGCCGCGCTGGTGGTGGCGGCCGATCGGCCCGGGCCGCAGGAGGAAACGGCGCCGGCCGGCACGGTGGCGACCGGCCGAGGGAATGCGGGCCGGGGCAGGCGTCGGCGGAAGCGTTGA